The Planctomycetia bacterium genome window below encodes:
- a CDS encoding SPFH domain-containing protein — MIPYFKGQPTDYILRYSGGRLSNSGLGLAFFYWRYNTQVVAVPTQSQDASFVFNELTSDFQEVTLQGQITFRIINAKLTAELFNFTIDPMKYRYLSEDYDKLGKRLTNLVQLETRAEVSQRTLQESLRDASRLSKVVLEKLRSGSLLTNLGVEMLSADFLSVRAKPEVGKALEAELREALLRKADEAIYARRAAVVDEEKHIKEKELASDKALEDQRKELIALQGANALSEAENNARAREVSAEAEAKAAEMQMVVFKDMDPRKLLAYAIKEMSQANIGQLTITTEVLANLLQEAPGKAQR, encoded by the coding sequence ATGATTCCCTACTTCAAAGGCCAGCCGACCGATTACATCCTCCGCTATTCCGGTGGTCGACTTAGTAATAGTGGACTTGGGTTGGCGTTCTTCTATTGGCGTTACAACACGCAAGTGGTTGCGGTTCCCACACAAAGCCAGGATGCCAGCTTTGTGTTTAATGAACTGACCAGCGATTTTCAGGAAGTTACGCTGCAGGGGCAAATTACTTTTCGCATCATCAATGCCAAGCTCACTGCTGAGCTGTTTAATTTCACCATTGATCCGATGAAGTATCGTTATCTGAGTGAAGATTACGACAAGCTGGGGAAGCGACTGACGAATCTGGTGCAGCTTGAGACCCGTGCAGAGGTTTCGCAAAGAACTCTGCAGGAATCGTTGCGTGATGCATCGAGACTCTCGAAAGTAGTGCTGGAGAAACTGCGATCTGGTTCGCTGCTTACCAATCTGGGCGTGGAGATGCTCAGTGCTGATTTCCTTTCGGTGCGTGCCAAGCCTGAAGTGGGTAAGGCTCTTGAAGCAGAGCTCCGGGAAGCATTGTTACGGAAAGCAGATGAAGCGATCTATGCACGGCGTGCTGCGGTGGTGGATGAGGAAAAGCACATCAAGGAAAAGGAGCTTGCTTCGGACAAGGCACTCGAAGATCAGCGTAAGGAACTGATTGCCTTGCAGGGAGCCAATGCGTTATCGGAAGCAGAGAACAATGCTCGCGCTCGCGAGGTTTCTGCCGAAGCAGAAGCCAAGGCAGCGGAAATGCAGATGGTTGTCTTCAAAGACATGGATCCCCGCAAGCTGTTAGCTTATGCGATCAAGGAAATGAGCCAAGCGAACATTGGGCAGTTGACTATCACTACTGAAGTTCTCGCCAACCTGTTGCAGGAAGCTCCAGGCAAGGCACAACGGTAA
- a CDS encoding intradiol ring-cleavage dioxygenase, with amino-acid sequence MTPMFPPVQRRHFLAGLGVAGLALFTPGVMADELTKTPKMTEGPFYPDKLPLDTDNDLIIINDQLTPAVGQITHLTGKILSANGSPLRNAVVEIWQVDNHGAYIHLGSNNGGKRDKNFQGFGRFVTSSTGEYYFRTIKPVPYPGRTPHIHMMVKVKGQPKFCTQCFIKGEPQNDRDGVLRGIRDPKAKESVIVDFATVPGSKLNEVAARFNVVLGYTPEDKHG; translated from the coding sequence ATGACTCCCATGTTTCCTCCTGTGCAACGTCGTCATTTCCTCGCTGGTTTGGGAGTTGCTGGGTTGGCACTGTTCACACCCGGGGTAATGGCGGATGAACTGACCAAGACGCCGAAGATGACAGAAGGTCCTTTCTATCCTGACAAGTTGCCTCTCGATACAGACAACGATCTCATTATCATCAATGACCAGTTGACCCCTGCTGTCGGGCAGATTACCCATCTCACAGGAAAGATTTTGTCTGCCAACGGCAGCCCACTGCGTAATGCAGTCGTGGAAATCTGGCAGGTTGATAATCACGGGGCTTACATCCATTTAGGTAGCAACAACGGCGGCAAGCGAGATAAGAACTTTCAAGGTTTTGGCAGATTTGTCACCAGTTCCACCGGCGAATACTATTTCCGCACCATCAAGCCGGTACCCTATCCGGGGCGTACGCCTCATATCCACATGATGGTGAAGGTCAAAGGACAGCCTAAGTTCTGCACGCAGTGTTTCATCAAGGGTGAACCACAAAATGATCGCGATGGTGTACTTCGAGGCATTCGCGATCCAAAGGCGAAGGAATCGGTCATTGTCGATTTTGCTACCGTTCCTGGTTCAAAACTGAATGAAGTGGCAGCCAGGTTTAATGTGGTTCTGGGATATACGCCGGAGGATAAGCACGGGTAG
- a CDS encoding lactate 2-monooxygenase → MAEATPPISWGIDRQMQIYQQGLQGQLPSIPLSFEELEKQAQAKMNPGAFGYVAGSAGSEDTARANVGAFKKWRIVPRFLRNVQQRNLSVQLLGHHHPWPVILGPVGVLEIVHPEAELAVAQAAGALGIPFVLSTVSSKPIEQVALTSGNGQRWFQLYWPASNDLAASLIHRAEQAGYSALVITLDTYLLAWRERDLQQAYLPFLKGAGLANYFSDPVFQKLVGGDPRTDPRKAILTFAKVFSNPALTWDDLLWIRQQTKLPIILKGVLHPEDARRAIDLGMSGIVVSNHGGRQLDGAIPSLDALPNVVDAVQGKIPVLFDSGIRRGADVIKAMALGAQAVLVGRPYCYGLALDGASGIQNIMMNLLADTDLTLGLMGCASLSELSRNHLVRNS, encoded by the coding sequence ATGGCTGAAGCAACTCCACCAATATCCTGGGGAATAGACAGGCAGATGCAGATATACCAGCAGGGCTTACAGGGACAACTGCCGAGTATTCCTCTGTCATTTGAAGAATTGGAAAAGCAGGCACAGGCCAAAATGAATCCAGGAGCATTCGGGTATGTCGCAGGCAGTGCAGGTAGCGAAGATACCGCCCGTGCCAATGTGGGTGCATTCAAAAAGTGGAGAATCGTTCCTCGTTTCCTACGTAACGTTCAGCAGAGAAACCTTAGCGTGCAACTCCTGGGCCATCACCACCCTTGGCCAGTCATCCTGGGCCCGGTAGGAGTGCTCGAAATTGTTCACCCCGAAGCGGAACTCGCAGTCGCCCAGGCTGCAGGCGCCTTGGGCATTCCATTTGTGCTCAGCACAGTTTCATCCAAGCCGATTGAACAGGTGGCCCTGACCTCGGGCAATGGTCAGCGCTGGTTTCAGTTATACTGGCCTGCTTCCAACGACCTGGCTGCCAGCTTGATCCACCGTGCCGAACAGGCTGGCTATTCTGCACTGGTGATAACTCTCGATACATATCTGCTTGCCTGGCGCGAGCGTGATCTGCAACAAGCCTATCTCCCTTTTCTCAAAGGGGCTGGGTTGGCCAATTACTTCAGCGATCCAGTATTCCAAAAGCTGGTCGGGGGCGACCCGCGAACTGATCCTCGTAAAGCCATACTGACTTTTGCGAAAGTGTTCTCGAACCCTGCCCTTACCTGGGATGATCTGCTGTGGATTCGCCAACAGACCAAGTTGCCAATTATTTTGAAAGGCGTCCTGCACCCGGAAGATGCCCGTCGCGCTATCGATCTGGGAATGTCCGGAATCGTTGTCTCCAATCATGGAGGCCGTCAACTCGATGGAGCTATCCCATCGCTCGATGCCCTTCCGAATGTGGTCGATGCGGTACAGGGAAAAATTCCTGTGCTCTTTGACAGTGGTATCCGTCGCGGTGCTGATGTCATCAAAGCCATGGCACTCGGTGCGCAAGCTGTTCTCGTAGGCAGGCCTTATTGTTATGGCCTGGCTCTCGATGGCGCATCAGGAATTCAGAATATCATGATGAATCTGCTGGCAGATACCGACCTGACACTTGGCCTGATGGGTTGTGCCAGTTTGTCAGAATTATCTCGCAATCACCTAGTAAGAAACAGTTGA
- a CDS encoding sugar kinase: MPLVTSFQKVVIVTRKTQLEELIEQHGTRDQAAFILQRRGQSINDVLDSHHRYSQSLAQLKAAIPSQVRQQVIERQFLPNFLFGPHDLIMTLGQDGVVVNTAKYLQQQPILAFNPDPGRIDGVLIPFKLDHVEDAVISALSGKMPHKSITLARAELEDGQTLEAVNDLFIGIQSHASARYQIAFNQKKEEQSSSGIIVSTGAGSTGWYRSILTGAYGISQNSRGALNFQDKYRFAVDARELRFNVREPFISQTSQANLISGRITEKQSLEIVSRMPQHGIIFSDGMEADFLRFDSGMRANIRIADRSVTMFWK, translated from the coding sequence ATGCCATTGGTGACCAGCTTTCAGAAAGTTGTTATCGTCACGCGCAAAACGCAGCTCGAGGAATTGATCGAGCAGCATGGCACGCGTGATCAGGCGGCATTTATCCTGCAGCGGCGCGGCCAGTCTATTAACGATGTGCTGGATTCCCATCACCGCTATTCCCAATCGCTGGCCCAGTTGAAAGCAGCGATACCGTCTCAAGTTCGGCAGCAGGTGATTGAGCGACAATTTCTACCTAATTTTCTGTTCGGTCCGCATGACTTGATCATGACACTGGGGCAGGACGGCGTCGTCGTCAACACTGCCAAGTATCTGCAGCAACAGCCTATTTTGGCGTTCAATCCCGATCCTGGAAGGATTGACGGCGTGCTGATTCCTTTCAAACTGGATCATGTTGAAGATGCTGTTATCAGTGCCCTGAGTGGCAAAATGCCTCACAAGTCCATTACTCTGGCTCGTGCCGAGTTGGAGGACGGCCAAACGCTTGAGGCAGTCAATGATCTGTTTATTGGAATACAAAGCCATGCATCTGCCCGCTATCAGATAGCGTTCAATCAGAAGAAAGAAGAACAGTCTTCGAGTGGCATCATCGTTTCCACCGGTGCTGGTTCAACCGGTTGGTATCGTTCCATTCTGACGGGAGCTTATGGAATCTCGCAGAATTCGAGGGGTGCGTTGAACTTTCAGGACAAATATCGGTTTGCGGTTGATGCGAGAGAGTTGCGGTTCAATGTCAGGGAGCCATTCATCAGTCAAACTTCACAAGCGAATCTCATTTCTGGTCGAATTACAGAAAAGCAATCGCTTGAAATTGTGTCGCGTATGCCTCAGCATGGGATCATTTTCAGCGATGGCATGGAAGCAGATTTCCTCAGGTTTGACAGTGGCATGCGGGCCAACATTCGAATTGCCGACCGTTCGGTGACGATGTTCTGGAAGTAA
- a CDS encoding phenylalanine 4-monooxygenase — protein sequence MKETLTEYGVVIDANQMIEPPDPDILELEANHPGEHDQDYITRRNYLFDLCRKHRLQNLGPPMIEYTPEETRIWREVSPLLGELHVKHACSIYLKAKRELGISETEIPQLRLLSDQVKKVTNMHLVPAEGPIAYRTFYGYISERGFPVTQFIRHGSHPEFTPEPDMIHDCLGHVPPLMNQDYAELLTLIGKAATTTKNPAHVLFLKRFSWFSIEFGLMEEQGETKVFGAGILSSTGEIPNSLFGKDVIREPFVTEKVIETDYDPSRMQDHLFIAPSFVFLRREIEKLIRKLNIPVLPGM from the coding sequence ATGAAAGAAACATTGACCGAATATGGAGTCGTCATTGATGCCAATCAGATGATTGAGCCTCCCGATCCGGACATTCTGGAACTGGAAGCGAATCATCCAGGCGAACATGACCAGGACTACATTACCCGACGTAATTACCTCTTTGACCTGTGCCGCAAGCATCGACTGCAGAACCTTGGGCCACCCATGATTGAATACACGCCCGAGGAAACCCGCATCTGGCGGGAAGTCAGCCCATTGCTGGGTGAACTCCACGTCAAGCACGCCTGTTCCATTTACCTGAAGGCCAAACGTGAACTGGGCATCAGTGAAACGGAAATCCCCCAACTGCGATTGCTGAGCGATCAAGTAAAAAAAGTCACGAACATGCACCTGGTGCCTGCCGAGGGACCCATTGCATACCGAACTTTTTATGGCTACATCTCTGAGCGCGGTTTTCCAGTAACTCAGTTTATTCGCCATGGTTCGCATCCGGAATTTACACCCGAACCCGACATGATTCACGACTGCCTGGGGCATGTGCCTCCGCTCATGAATCAGGACTATGCTGAGCTACTGACACTCATCGGCAAAGCGGCTACCACCACCAAGAATCCCGCCCATGTGCTGTTTCTGAAAAGATTCAGCTGGTTCAGTATCGAGTTCGGCCTCATGGAAGAACAGGGCGAAACCAAAGTCTTTGGAGCCGGCATACTCTCCTCGACTGGCGAAATCCCCAATTCGCTGTTCGGCAAAGATGTGATTCGCGAACCCTTTGTGACAGAAAAAGTAATCGAAACCGATTACGACCCCTCGCGCATGCAGGATCACCTCTTCATTGCCCCATCTTTTGTCTTCCTGAGAAGGGAAATAGAAAAGCTCATCCGCAAACTGAACATTCCCGTTCTTCCTGGGATGTAA
- a CDS encoding tandem-95 repeat protein, translated as MLRQNRRFKSADLDLSLRRFKPRLETLEDRTLLTASVYIPDLSARSWMSAELQRLISQPASSGYDGNWIVGVHQNQDAHQLSIAAGTSGFSATGIIENAFQWTFSDDLSPTVISSWLQSRVNTGQIDFYYPLLAHEYQPRFIPNDPLFNSQWHLLNTGQGGGQPGIDMNVVNVWDTYQGQNVQIAVLDTGVTLLHPDLQPNFWVNPGELNNGLDDDGNGLVDDLYGWDFNDSDNDPTPLFDDHGTAVAGVAAGRGNNNVGISGVAPLAQIMGIRLIEGGISDATMAAALSFHSDITDIYSNSWGPTDDGASAFGPGPLLLAAMADNYVNGRGGLGSIYVWAGGNGDFFGPNRDNSNYDGFANSRYAIGVAAVANDGIHSFYSERGANILISAPSDGGSLGITTTAGTNVPGYTNSFGGTSSATPAVSGVIALMLEARPDLTARDVQHILAETARQVDPTDPGWSRNNGGTGYWINDKYGFGMIDAEAAVNAAINWQHVDPQISATSGTIFSGLTIPDADPTGITVTFNATEDMILEHVEFTVDVSHTWRGDLKYILTSPSGTVSVVEPRPSDSIDDLSNWKFMTVRNWGESPVGTWTLQIIDTVGLDEGVLNSFSLDFYGEILATPPVATNDNYFINEDNPLFVNAPGVLGNDAFATSAQLISNVSHGTLFFNPSGSFTYLPDLNFFGSDSFTYMATNSFGTSMATVNINIASVNDAPTAINDGIYITRPGRLFTLNAPGLLSNDFDVDTPFGNLTASLLSAPNYGTLNLSANGSFTFLPTLASGLDSFQYRTYDGQGFSAPATVNLRLNTPPVVQSANVFTEIGVPLSGNALSGATDFDNDVFTANLVSSTTNGVLNLSPNGSYTYTPNPGFFGIDSFTFRGNDPYFNLSNPDQIGNLGTVTIRVDRRPTTVPDDFTILRNNILELFYPGILQNDYDVDTPLFGDVLKAHLVSSPSNGTLTFAENGYIKYVPNPGFVGIDSFTYRSFDGMLTGNLSTVTITVQDTPHALDDSYTTFQPTLNVLAPGVLANDSTPNAGPLTALLLSQPLNGTAQLNPDGSFTYTAFNGFIGVDSFSYRVSDGVGFSEPATVTISVFSLNRAPVANNDAYSLPSDINFFQSAPGVLLNDSDPDGNLLTASLVVGPLNGSLFLNPNGSFSYTPLPGFQGTDSFTYRASDGIALSNIATVTLTVGSPPPPPSNPARRIILGQDNGGELKVMTGETGQVIFTLNPYGTSFTGGVRVATGDLNGDGIPDIITAPGPHTGSGEVPGIRVFDGVTGNQFSGILGTGILPFAPTYRGGINVAVGDLNKDGTLDLLAGADANPGSSQPWFRSYNGINGAQFAGWRGGFTPFTGGVRVASGDVNGDGRDDIIVSRGSTTPVVQVYNPAASTATAGRLRSFNAYTTMPAGGVFVAVGDLDGDGKADIITGAAANANGQVRIFYGNTSKPTRNLTIANTTGPARVAVGDINGDGVLDIVVGIANSNTSLNSRARIYDATTLLEMFGTSDFNYGNDFKGGLFTAALAKKGLVVPPPF; from the coding sequence ATGTTGCGTCAGAATCGCCGTTTCAAGTCAGCGGATTTAGACCTATCGTTGCGTCGTTTTAAGCCTCGTTTAGAAACACTGGAAGATCGAACATTACTGACCGCCAGTGTTTACATTCCTGACTTATCTGCTCGTTCGTGGATGTCTGCAGAACTCCAAAGGCTAATTAGCCAACCGGCATCCAGTGGATACGATGGAAATTGGATTGTTGGAGTGCATCAGAATCAAGATGCTCATCAACTTTCCATCGCCGCAGGCACTTCCGGATTTAGTGCTACCGGCATCATTGAAAATGCCTTTCAATGGACTTTCTCGGATGACCTCTCCCCTACTGTCATCTCAAGCTGGCTACAATCACGTGTAAATACTGGTCAGATCGATTTCTACTACCCTTTGCTGGCTCACGAATACCAACCTCGATTCATCCCTAATGACCCATTGTTCAATAGCCAATGGCATCTGCTCAATACCGGTCAAGGTGGTGGGCAGCCTGGCATCGATATGAATGTTGTAAATGTTTGGGATACCTATCAGGGTCAAAATGTTCAGATTGCCGTACTTGACACGGGCGTTACACTCCTTCATCCCGATTTACAGCCAAACTTCTGGGTGAATCCTGGTGAATTGAATAACGGCCTCGATGACGATGGTAATGGACTCGTTGATGATTTGTACGGCTGGGATTTCAACGATTCTGACAATGATCCAACGCCACTCTTTGACGATCACGGTACTGCGGTCGCAGGTGTTGCCGCAGGTCGAGGAAATAACAATGTTGGAATCAGCGGCGTAGCCCCTCTAGCTCAAATCATGGGTATCCGCCTTATCGAAGGTGGTATTTCTGATGCAACCATGGCTGCAGCTCTCTCTTTTCACAGTGATATCACCGATATATATTCCAATAGCTGGGGGCCTACTGATGATGGTGCCAGTGCATTCGGGCCCGGACCTCTGCTGCTCGCTGCGATGGCAGATAATTATGTAAATGGTCGGGGTGGGCTGGGTTCTATCTATGTTTGGGCTGGCGGAAATGGTGATTTCTTCGGCCCCAACAGAGATAACTCGAATTATGATGGCTTTGCCAATTCTCGCTATGCCATTGGTGTAGCTGCCGTAGCCAACGATGGCATTCATTCCTTCTACAGCGAACGTGGAGCAAATATCCTGATTTCCGCACCTTCTGATGGCGGGTCTCTGGGTATCACCACAACAGCTGGTACAAATGTTCCAGGATATACCAATAGCTTCGGTGGCACTTCATCTGCTACTCCTGCTGTTTCAGGTGTCATTGCTCTGATGCTCGAAGCACGACCAGATCTTACTGCTCGTGATGTACAACACATTCTTGCTGAAACAGCTAGACAAGTAGATCCAACTGATCCAGGCTGGTCACGAAACAATGGTGGAACAGGTTATTGGATCAATGATAAATATGGATTTGGAATGATCGATGCAGAGGCTGCAGTCAATGCCGCTATTAACTGGCAACATGTTGACCCTCAGATTTCCGCAACATCTGGTACTATCTTCTCAGGCCTCACAATACCAGATGCCGATCCCACTGGTATTACGGTTACCTTTAATGCCACTGAAGATATGATACTTGAGCATGTAGAATTCACGGTCGATGTTTCACATACATGGCGCGGTGATCTGAAGTACATTCTAACGTCACCATCTGGAACTGTATCAGTAGTGGAACCCCGTCCTTCAGACAGCATTGATGATTTGTCTAATTGGAAATTCATGACCGTTCGCAACTGGGGTGAAAGCCCCGTTGGGACATGGACTTTACAGATCATTGATACAGTTGGCCTAGACGAAGGAGTGCTGAATTCATTCAGCCTCGATTTCTACGGAGAAATCCTTGCAACGCCTCCCGTTGCCACAAACGATAACTACTTTATCAACGAAGATAATCCACTTTTTGTCAATGCACCGGGTGTGCTCGGCAACGATGCATTCGCCACTTCGGCACAACTAATTTCTAATGTTTCCCATGGTACTCTATTCTTCAATCCTTCCGGTTCTTTCACTTACTTACCTGATCTCAACTTTTTTGGTTCCGATAGTTTCACCTACATGGCCACGAATTCATTCGGTACCAGCATGGCCACGGTAAACATCAACATCGCTTCTGTGAATGATGCACCAACTGCCATCAATGATGGCATTTACATCACACGACCGGGTCGCCTTTTTACTCTAAATGCTCCTGGCTTATTGAGTAATGATTTTGATGTCGATACACCCTTTGGCAACTTGACCGCTTCGCTACTGTCCGCTCCCAACTATGGCACCTTGAACCTTAGTGCCAACGGCAGTTTTACCTTCCTTCCCACACTCGCTTCAGGACTCGATTCGTTTCAATACCGAACTTACGATGGACAGGGTTTCAGTGCTCCGGCAACAGTCAATCTGCGGTTAAATACCCCACCTGTAGTACAAAGTGCCAATGTCTTTACCGAAATCGGTGTTCCACTTTCAGGGAATGCACTAAGTGGCGCAACAGACTTTGATAATGATGTATTCACAGCAAACCTGGTAAGTTCAACTACCAACGGAGTTCTCAACCTCAGTCCCAATGGTTCTTACACCTATACGCCTAATCCAGGATTCTTTGGAATTGATTCTTTCACATTCCGTGGGAATGATCCGTACTTCAATTTAAGCAATCCTGACCAAATCGGGAATCTTGGGACCGTAACAATCCGTGTAGATCGTCGGCCAACTACTGTTCCGGATGACTTCACCATTCTCCGCAATAACATCCTGGAACTTTTTTACCCTGGTATTCTGCAAAACGATTACGATGTTGATACTCCATTGTTTGGCGATGTTCTCAAAGCTCATTTAGTCAGTTCCCCATCCAATGGCACACTTACTTTTGCAGAAAATGGCTATATCAAATATGTTCCCAACCCTGGCTTTGTAGGCATCGATTCATTTACCTATCGTTCCTTCGACGGTATGCTGACCGGAAATCTGTCTACTGTCACCATCACCGTTCAAGATACACCACATGCATTAGATGATTCGTACACTACATTCCAGCCAACCCTCAATGTGCTTGCGCCTGGTGTACTGGCAAATGATTCTACACCAAATGCAGGTCCGCTCACTGCACTTTTGCTTTCTCAACCATTGAATGGCACTGCACAACTCAATCCGGATGGCAGTTTTACTTATACGGCATTCAATGGCTTCATCGGCGTAGATTCTTTTAGCTACCGAGTAAGTGATGGTGTTGGTTTCAGTGAACCTGCCACAGTCACCATTTCTGTATTCTCGCTTAATCGAGCGCCTGTTGCCAACAACGATGCTTATAGCCTGCCTTCAGACATCAATTTCTTCCAGAGCGCACCTGGCGTTCTTCTGAATGATAGTGACCCTGATGGCAACCTGCTGACAGCATCATTGGTTGTTGGCCCGCTAAATGGTTCTCTGTTTCTCAATCCCAATGGTAGTTTCAGCTATACACCATTGCCAGGGTTCCAGGGCACGGACTCCTTCACCTATCGAGCCAGCGACGGAATTGCTTTAAGTAACATCGCTACCGTAACTCTTACAGTCGGTTCGCCTCCTCCGCCTCCATCAAACCCGGCACGTCGCATTATTCTTGGACAGGATAATGGTGGCGAACTCAAAGTGATGACTGGCGAAACGGGACAGGTAATATTTACGTTGAATCCGTATGGGACTAGTTTCACTGGCGGTGTAAGAGTTGCAACCGGTGATCTGAATGGCGATGGTATACCCGATATCATCACTGCACCCGGTCCCCATACGGGTTCAGGAGAAGTACCTGGAATTAGAGTATTTGATGGCGTTACTGGAAATCAGTTCAGTGGAATTCTGGGAACTGGTATACTGCCATTTGCCCCGACATATCGTGGTGGAATTAATGTTGCAGTAGGCGACCTCAACAAAGATGGTACCCTGGATCTGCTTGCTGGCGCTGATGCCAATCCCGGATCAAGCCAGCCCTGGTTCAGATCCTATAACGGGATCAACGGCGCACAGTTCGCTGGGTGGCGAGGAGGCTTCACACCGTTCACGGGCGGTGTGCGCGTTGCATCAGGTGATGTCAACGGCGATGGTCGCGATGACATTATTGTCTCGCGAGGTTCTACTACGCCGGTAGTTCAGGTTTACAACCCCGCCGCGAGTACTGCTACTGCAGGACGATTACGCAGCTTTAATGCCTATACCACCATGCCTGCAGGCGGTGTCTTTGTCGCAGTGGGGGATTTGGATGGTGATGGAAAGGCTGACATCATAACCGGTGCAGCTGCCAACGCAAATGGGCAAGTACGCATTTTCTACGGCAACACGTCCAAACCTACTCGGAATTTGACGATTGCCAATACCACAGGCCCTGCACGCGTAGCTGTTGGTGATATTAACGGCGACGGGGTACTCGACATTGTTGTAGGTATTGCCAACTCCAATACCAGTTTGAATAGTAGAGCACGTATATATGATGCGACAACGCTGCTCGAGATGTTCGGTACCAGTGATTTCAACTATGGTAACGACTTCAAAGGTGGCTTGTTCACTGCAGCTCTGGCTAAGAAAGGATTAGTCGTTCCACCTCCATTCTAA
- a CDS encoding VOC family protein — translation MFLGLRTALYPAPDLERGKAWYSKVLGVKPYFDQPFYVGFSVAGYELGLVPDAEPGITGTQAYWGVADAEKELERLMSLGALLHESLKDVGEGIKVASVLDPFGNVFSIIENPHFKLTEVRP, via the coding sequence ATGTTCCTTGGCTTGCGAACCGCACTTTATCCTGCTCCTGATCTTGAACGAGGCAAAGCCTGGTACAGTAAAGTGCTTGGCGTCAAACCCTATTTTGATCAGCCTTTCTATGTTGGCTTTTCCGTTGCTGGATATGAACTAGGCTTGGTGCCTGATGCAGAACCAGGGATAACAGGCACACAGGCTTATTGGGGTGTAGCAGATGCGGAGAAAGAACTAGAACGGCTGATGAGCCTGGGAGCATTATTGCATGAGTCTCTCAAGGATGTGGGAGAGGGAATCAAGGTTGCATCCGTTCTTGATCCTTTTGGCAATGTTTTCAGCATCATTGAAAATCCGCACTTCAAATTAACTGAGGTTCGTCCATGA